Proteins from a single region of Calditrichota bacterium:
- a CDS encoding T9SS type A sorting domain-containing protein, protein MANAQSYQFELFEQIEERGSTSTLLVWQVITSANRLFFPARTVLRNGYFEWHVIALNEAGKGVVSERRNFTYSVPSGKLNVLTLTEFGNNLSRVAVKVIPIQGNGETVDFSTTDSGTLELELQPGSYQLSFSKFGFRDTVLTAEVEVNQSSEARIYLRLLTRTVTGSVVDQNNEPVSHARIVAIDLLNSRHKTTMVSDVPGRFQFPLSGSIYGLFAAKSGYLPADTVQIDLTSQSEISLAAPLRLKENTSRILGKVTNQNGVPIFGVKVEANRDKIQLSTLTDMNGAFQLAIGSGSWDVVAQKPGYSQENPRIISVNENQTITLSPDLIIHSNAASLSGLITDGDKGIADVEITAISSQGNTFKTQSNDKGHFSIDLMADLYQLYFHHEGYIDPLPQHLSLEPDQNISDLVIKMSPALSEVTGKILSHGLPLFNAIVTNGIAYDTSRIDGYYDLKLAPGTHQLFVKKTGYYQDNFPQITLSPGQSLTNYNIELLPGAATIKGRISSGNRPIPFARVMAIQGNDSLKAYSDLSGDFSFSVAPGLWKLVAAKEGYLTGSYPDIAVQANQVLQGIEIILAANYGIVKGQIIDSQNNKISQALIICQQRSQQAISDYNGNYTLQLSPGDLAFSVYKEGYENQSINATISQSQTTTLNFVLNKYGTVTGKITDPNGTPINRATVLAFQGSDTLKDYSDYAGEYRLNLPDGSYQLQADKLGYAVVQQQLSLQNAQVLIRNIELPFKPEEIAEISGNVSVDNRFPLPGVLVKLFGKQSKETQTNLNGSYMIQQLETQFDYSLKPARDSYFFIPPYRRYAPLTESKTTEQNFVASLFGDLSNNQEVSSFDGSLVLRISARKNITPYFTTFPRDSLAADVSGNKKISSFDASLIFRYTVGLINRFPVQDSMKITKEKSAGREKAFVRYELKKLNSDTRRLIVFISESPQFYSLDAILTYPASLYEPIDMHPAKALRQMHYEWNHQNGRLFFAFAAPEKISFSGADTLFSVDFHSKASEKIKNPDELFDLQLEFDEGAFPISIERKTNIPDRFYVSQNYPNPFNSTTVFEIWLPKLSHERSSKLRVEIYNLLGQKVGTIVDRELQPGFYRFQWPENPAHNYNLCSGLYFVLVKYAQYHELKKMVLVR, encoded by the coding sequence GTGGCTAATGCCCAATCTTATCAATTTGAACTTTTTGAACAAATTGAGGAAAGGGGATCAACATCGACTTTGCTTGTCTGGCAAGTGATCACTTCAGCAAATAGATTATTTTTTCCTGCTCGCACTGTGCTGAGAAATGGATACTTTGAGTGGCATGTAATTGCTCTGAATGAAGCGGGCAAGGGCGTTGTGAGTGAACGTCGGAATTTTACTTACTCGGTTCCTTCCGGAAAATTAAATGTTCTCACTTTAACAGAGTTTGGAAATAACTTGTCCCGAGTTGCCGTAAAGGTGATTCCAATTCAGGGCAATGGCGAAACTGTAGATTTTTCAACTACCGATTCAGGAACCCTGGAACTGGAATTACAGCCCGGGAGCTATCAGCTTTCCTTTTCCAAATTTGGTTTTCGGGATACGGTACTGACTGCCGAGGTTGAAGTAAACCAATCTTCTGAAGCAAGAATTTATTTAAGACTGCTCACACGTACTGTTACTGGCTCTGTCGTGGATCAAAACAATGAGCCTGTTTCGCATGCCCGCATAGTTGCAATCGATTTGCTGAATTCGCGTCATAAAACAACGATGGTGAGTGATGTCCCAGGACGATTTCAATTTCCGTTATCTGGTTCAATTTATGGCCTTTTTGCTGCAAAATCAGGGTATTTGCCCGCCGATACTGTACAAATTGATCTCACATCGCAATCGGAAATATCTTTAGCAGCGCCATTGAGATTAAAGGAAAACACGAGCCGAATTCTCGGAAAAGTTACCAATCAAAACGGAGTCCCAATCTTTGGAGTGAAGGTCGAAGCTAATAGGGATAAAATTCAGCTATCAACTCTTACAGACATGAATGGCGCTTTTCAATTGGCAATTGGTAGCGGCTCATGGGATGTTGTTGCCCAAAAGCCTGGCTACAGTCAGGAAAATCCGCGAATTATTTCGGTTAATGAAAATCAGACCATCACCTTATCGCCTGATTTAATAATTCATTCAAACGCAGCATCGCTCAGCGGGCTAATTACTGACGGGGATAAAGGAATCGCCGATGTTGAAATTACAGCAATTTCTTCTCAAGGCAATACTTTTAAAACGCAGAGCAATGATAAAGGTCATTTTTCAATTGATTTGATGGCTGACTTGTATCAATTATATTTTCATCATGAGGGGTATATTGATCCTTTGCCGCAACATTTATCACTTGAGCCTGACCAAAATATTAGTGATTTAGTCATAAAAATGTCTCCTGCTTTATCCGAAGTAACCGGAAAGATTCTTTCTCATGGTTTGCCGTTGTTTAACGCAATTGTCACCAACGGAATTGCCTACGACACGTCAAGGATTGACGGATATTATGATTTAAAACTAGCTCCTGGTACACATCAGCTTTTTGTAAAAAAAACTGGTTATTATCAAGATAATTTTCCTCAGATTACATTAAGTCCGGGGCAATCTTTGACGAATTATAATATAGAATTATTGCCCGGAGCAGCGACTATTAAGGGCAGAATTAGTAGTGGCAATCGCCCCATCCCTTTTGCACGGGTCATGGCAATTCAGGGAAATGATTCGCTAAAAGCCTACTCTGACCTCAGCGGCGATTTTTCATTTTCCGTTGCACCAGGTCTCTGGAAATTAGTGGCTGCCAAAGAAGGCTATCTGACCGGCAGTTATCCGGATATTGCTGTGCAAGCAAATCAAGTGCTTCAGGGAATTGAAATCATTCTTGCTGCAAATTACGGAATCGTCAAAGGGCAGATCATCGATTCGCAGAACAACAAAATAAGTCAGGCGCTCATAATTTGTCAACAGCGCAGTCAGCAAGCTATTTCTGATTACAATGGAAATTATACTTTACAGTTGAGCCCCGGCGATTTGGCATTTTCAGTTTATAAAGAGGGTTATGAAAATCAATCCATTAATGCAACAATCAGTCAAAGCCAGACAACAACATTGAACTTTGTTCTGAACAAATATGGTACTGTCACCGGGAAAATAACTGATCCGAACGGAACACCAATAAACCGAGCGACTGTACTTGCCTTTCAGGGAAGCGATACGCTGAAAGATTATTCTGATTATGCCGGAGAGTATCGCCTGAATTTGCCGGACGGAAGTTACCAACTACAAGCAGACAAATTGGGATACGCCGTCGTACAACAGCAGCTTTCATTGCAAAATGCTCAGGTTTTAATCAGAAATATAGAGTTGCCGTTCAAACCTGAAGAAATTGCCGAAATATCAGGTAATGTTTCAGTGGATAATCGTTTCCCTCTGCCCGGCGTATTGGTAAAACTTTTCGGAAAACAAAGCAAAGAAACGCAGACCAATTTGAACGGCAGTTACATGATTCAGCAGCTTGAAACTCAATTCGACTATTCTCTAAAACCTGCTAGGGACTCTTATTTTTTCATACCACCGTATCGCCGCTACGCCCCGCTTACAGAATCGAAAACGACGGAGCAAAATTTTGTCGCGTCATTGTTTGGTGATCTGAGCAATAATCAGGAAGTCAGTTCTTTTGACGGATCATTGGTTTTGCGCATTTCAGCTAGAAAGAATATTACACCCTATTTTACGACCTTTCCCAGGGACTCTCTCGCAGCCGATGTAAGCGGGAACAAAAAGATTAGTTCTTTTGACGCGTCACTCATTTTCCGCTATACTGTTGGTTTGATTAACAGATTCCCGGTTCAGGATTCAATGAAGATCACAAAAGAAAAATCCGCTGGTCGGGAAAAAGCTTTTGTACGATATGAGTTGAAAAAACTGAATAGTGATACAAGACGTCTTATAGTTTTCATTTCTGAATCGCCACAGTTTTATTCATTGGATGCAATCTTGACATATCCTGCCAGTCTGTACGAACCAATTGACATGCATCCGGCTAAAGCGCTCCGGCAAATGCATTACGAATGGAATCATCAAAACGGGAGATTGTTTTTTGCGTTCGCTGCACCAGAAAAAATCAGTTTTTCTGGTGCTGATACATTGTTTAGTGTCGATTTCCATTCTAAAGCTTCTGAAAAGATTAAAAATCCAGATGAATTATTTGACTTACAGCTTGAATTTGACGAAGGCGCATTTCCCATATCCATTGAGAGAAAAACAAATATTCCCGACCGGTTTTATGTATCACAAAATTATCCCAATCCTTTTAATAGCACAACCGTTTTTGAAATTTGGTTACCTAAACTTTCTCATGAAAGGTCATCAAAGTTGCGAGTGGAAATATATAATTTGCTCGGTCAAAAGGTTGGGACAATAGTTGATCGCGAACTTCAACCCGGGTTTTATCGATTCCAATGGCCTGAAAATCCAGCACATAACTATAATTTGTGCAGCGGATTGTATTTTGTCCTTGTCAAGTATGCTCAATATCATGAGTTAAAAAAAATGGTACTTGTACGATAG